From the genome of Candidatus Hydrogenedentota bacterium, one region includes:
- a CDS encoding YjbQ family protein, protein MREFTLSTRRHTEFINIDAMVRRCVEEAGVTEGEVRVFIPHTTAGVTINENADPDVVADMELILERMAPWEGGYAHAEGNAAAHVKASMMGSSATVFVQRGRLALGTWQSIYFCEFDGPRTRRVWIKSIADSR, encoded by the coding sequence ATGCGCGAGTTCACCCTGTCCACCCGGCGCCACACCGAGTTTATCAACATTGACGCTATGGTGCGGCGATGTGTGGAGGAGGCCGGCGTGACCGAAGGCGAGGTGCGCGTCTTCATTCCCCACACCACCGCCGGTGTTACCATCAATGAAAATGCGGATCCCGACGTGGTCGCCGATATGGAGCTTATCCTGGAGCGAATGGCGCCGTGGGAAGGGGGCTATGCCCACGCCGAGGGCAACGCCGCGGCCCACGTCAAGGCAAGTATGATGGGTTCCTCGGCCACCGTGTTCGTGCAGCGCGGTCGGCTCGCGCTGGGCACATGGCAGTCCATCTATTTCTGCGAGTTTGACGGACCCCGCACGCGTCGCGTCTGGATCAAATCGATCGCCGACTCCCGGTGA